In Lodderomyces elongisporus chromosome 1, complete sequence, a genomic segment contains:
- the MON2 gene encoding Endocytosis and vacuole integrity protein (BUSCO:EOG092604MJ) translates to MSTVQSLLVDFKSLLSESKRRHPDVKHSVETVVEQLKAEPGHEKLEQINQHALQHNVAQSLISACVTGNVKVNNVAIPILHRLLMAHFVPKDDLKNLINAFSESAPLSVDIQLKILQCIPSMMQNYKEFLSGDLILDLIDVCSSLTSSNKSPIVSNAASAALQQLVSDIFDKASASEDRKDVILDLEDGIKVEVNESSHQVYLILSDLAKIVSYKKPTYMKLSTHIKAITALDIIENTLHGHKDLFQTHQELAHVLRAEIVPAILKILNSQNKSYTLIIRAIRIIQILLSTQLDILQIEIEIIISYLNHLILENDDSESVPFWEKVLVLEMYRNLFREFNVIKSIFENYDHDHQKKNVLKELLNVVNAYVQNNNTFLDDIVRPPRLLSEDHVHGSGRDHRNSHIQVDKTVYYLSKKNSSLKTATLDHLDKTDAPLDIPQTYPLYLIFEILRLYSSGMSACVSNLSTASSSKKAEANLEAEVDFANSIIKSTSNEIASLFQQSIYTATDDILFRETLKSLQMLTHSVGLLGVEDVRDDLLLILSRACITNVSKIQAEEDEKTKSMIEEQRNQIISIGGSLVDTISATIHTPDLAVSTENLQKSNSSSNTATSAAAAAAATTTAALPSSSRIFNSRHVMCFKTLSNLATLLGSTLSQSWSIIWITSQWFEYFVEGSDVFNGSHNNRNASKTTRGAPGVALLENSSNFSSSPEDITRLNEAHSNIITSIFDMHPLAFHKVLLSLTALSDAAFRENLEEYSVMGLKESPYNRTYYLRRIIELAQINPSKFLVHDKEIWKLLSNFFTEISSSRKLHSNMRVFAANSFASILQTMADEGFSENINDVTESTSRKSLDGLHLCLERNFSQGVPNEFLISNCETEIHLVVLQTLHHLIEKYDSRFQQSWNQVFEILNTPFKSGKGAKKANTDENNKNDETDKAERTPVEENVNEKNRYLVEKSFETLKLVLDEFLTTLPFRELKQLIDTLVNFAYQIYDLNISFSSVSYFWLISDALKSRLDTFRAKDLTSLSQVDSIGDVLRYIETNDEGYASYFCLDNYLLYCLAKLSKDEKDRAQVREGAIQTFFQIVDDHGIVLKQNWSILYAIAVPCVVKIYPEIYSSSWSETVRLLLEGASTMYRKYFTVLGQEMKQDEQETLAKWQVLVDYMQKLLSLNSVQLNLITFQAFQNLIRTPFEMKSERLSDLLFEFWSGFKFEYDLVNVGEFQDLLVQFLNSFRSLYEIMLNLSLSQTEKAVAILNRCGRYPILPQHQMDNLKPSKLQAAVLQIIDEIKLDDLQIQAALVQLLTNIIVYPFGVKSRIDQKLQGSSVLNKAYATPTFVAVSQQALLLMEKKFDRFGYAELLYDEQNLDKCIRALDEVISNKFVGSGNKNNKDNNSEGRMWVMSQTLLEKIVKATLEKKKGKNSSDSSGVNEKSGKNGNSDENHSNDKIFTSGSFWQLITESLLGILDNGSENSNDPNDETLKIEQFSRLNSVILPHLLEQNIPNSVDKYLSKIYQMSFLYDENFMEKTILVGEAVTDDKDAIDKLTSFQFNQFFGTTESLHIYPNTEIRMYCLEALFEFTQIESEYRLRAEILFLHRICFSLRRVIADLKLVMQRPLPRVQTEEMRAICNLLEKMDVSLENKEEYLKLNRLLIQLIPHAFKLEKLGDNLTCILQKYSCLDTTHGRLVNGDSI, encoded by the coding sequence ATGAGCACCGTGCAGCTGCTCTTGGTCGATTTCAAATCTTTACTTCTGgaaagtaaaagaagaCATCCCGATGTTAAGCACTCCGTTGAAACAGTAGTGGAGCAATTGAAAGCGGAACCGGGTCACGAAAAACTTGAACAGATCAATCAACATGCACTTCAACATAATGTGGCACAGAGTTTGATCTCGGCATGCGTGACTGGCAATGTCAAGGTTAACAATGTTGCCATTCCAATACTACACCGCCTTTTGATGGCTCATTTTGTTCCCAAAgatgatttgaaaaacttgatCAATGCATTTTCCGAATCTGCACCTTTGTCAGTAGACATACAATTAAAGATTCTACAATGTATTCCGTCAATGATGCAAAACTACAAAGAATTCTTGTCAGGTGATCTTATTCTTGATTTAATTGACGTGTGCTCGAGCCTCACTTCAAGCAACAAGTCACCCATTGTACTGAATGCAGCATCGGCTGCATTACAGCAATTGGTGTCTGATATCTTTGACAAAGCAAGTGCTTCGGAAGATCGAAAGGATGTAATATTGGATTTGGAAGATGGAATAAAGGTTGAGGTTAATGAATCTTCGCATCAAGTCTATTTGATTCTTTCCGATTTAGCCAAGATTGTCAGTTACAAAAAGCCAACGTATATGAAGTTACTGACCCATATCAAGGCCATAACCGCTCTTGATATAATCGAGAACACCTTGCATGGCCATAAGgatctttttcaaacacACCAAGAGTTGGCACATGTACTTCGTGCCGAGATTGTGCCTGCGATATTGAAAATATTAAATTCTCAAAACAAATCATATACACTTATCATTAGGGCTATTCGGATAATTCAAATTTTACTAAGCACTCAACTCGATATTTTGCAGATTGAGATTGAAATAATAATCTCGTATTTGAATCATTTGATTTTGGAGAATGATGATTCAGAACTGGTTCCGTTTTGGGAAAAAGTGCTTGTACTTGAGATGTACAGAAACTTGTTTCGCGAGTTCAATGTGATTAAGTCCATATTTGAAAACTATGACCATGAccatcaaaagaaaaatgtgTTGAAAGAATTGCTAAATGTAGTAAATGCATATgtacaaaacaacaatacttTTTTAGATGACATTGTTCGACCACCACGCTTATTATCAGAAGATCATGTTCATGGGTCTGGCCGTGATCATCGGAATAGTCATATCCAAGTTGATAAAACAGTTTATTatttatcaaaaaagaattctTCGTTAAAAACAGCAACTTTGGACCATTTGGATAAAACGGATGCTCCACTAGACATACCTCAAACCTACCCATtgtatttgatttttgaaattttgcGATTATACTCACTGGGAATGTCCGCTTGTGTTTCAAACTTATCCACTGCTTCCTCGTCAAAAAAAGCAGAAGCCAATTTGGAAGCTGAGGTTGATTTTGCAAACTCGATTATTAAATCCACATCGAATGAAATAGCCTcactttttcaacaatcCATATACACTGCTACTGATGACATATTGTTTCGTGAGACATTAAAGTCCTTGCAAATGTTGACACACTCTGTGGGTTTATTAGGAGTAGAGGATGTAAGAGATGATttgcttttgattttgtctAGAGCTTGCATCACAAATGTTAGTAAAATACAGGCGGAAGAGGATGAGAAAACCAAATCGATGATTGAAGAGCaaagaaatcaaatcaTATCCATTGGCGGCTCATTAGTTGATACTATCAGTGCAACAATTCACACACCAGATTTAGCGGTATCGACTgaaaatttgcaaaagctGAATAGTTCATCAAACACTGCAacatcagcagcagcagcagcagcagcaacaacaacagcagcttTGCCCAGCAGCTCAAGAATTTTCAATCTGAGACATGTAATGTGTTTCAAGACATTGTCCAACCTAGCGACTTTACTAGGATCAACCTTACTGCAATCGTGGTCCATTATATGGATAACTTCGCAGTGGTTTGAGTATTTTGTTGAAGGGTCGGACGTTTTTAATGGCTCACACAATAATAGAAACGCATCGAAGACTACTAGAGGTGCACCGGGCGTGGCATTGTTGGAaaattcttcaaatttttccTCAAGTCCTGAAGATATTACAAGACTTAATGAGGCTCATAGCAATATCATCACTAGTATTTTTGATATGCATCCACTTGCATTTCATAAAGTCTTGTTGAGCTTAACGGCTCTTTCTGATGCTGCTTTTCGGGAAAATCTTGAAGAATACTCTGTAATGGGACTCAAAGAGTCGCCATACAACAGAACGTATTACTTGCGAAGGATAATTGAGTTGGCGCAAATTAATCCTTCAAAGTTTCTTGTGCATGACAAAGAGATATGGAAACTATtgtctaatttttttactgAGATCAGTTCTAGCCGGAAGTTACATCTGAATATGAGAGTGTTTGCAGCAAACTCTTTTGCGAGCATCTTGCAGACGATGGCTGATGAAGGTTTTAGTGAAAATATAAATGATGTGACAGAGAGTACGTCGCGAAAGTCGCTTGATGGCTTGCATTTGTGCCTAGAAAGAAACTTCAGTCAAGGTGTTCCAAACGAGTTTTTAATAAGTAATTGTGAGACAGAGATCcatcttgttgttttgcaaaCGCTTCATCatttgattgaaaaatatGATTCCCGTTTTCAGCAATCTTGGAATCAAGTTTTTGAGATTTTAAATACTCCATTTAAAAGTGGTAAAGGTGCTAAAAAAGCCAACACAGACGAgaacaataaaaatgatGAAACCGATAAAGCAGAAAGGACACCCGTTGAAGAGAatgtaaatgaaaaaaaccGGTACTTGGTTGAAAAGTCCTTTGAGACTTTGAAGTTGGTTCTTGATGAGTTTTTAACCACACTTCCTTTTAGGGAGTTGAAACAGCTCATTGATACTCTTGTTAATTTTGCTTACCAGATTTATGATTTGAACATTTCTTTTAGTTCGGTGAGCTATTTTTGGTTGATTAGTGATGCTTTGAAATCGAGACTTGATACCTTTAGGGCAAAGGATTTGACTTCTTTGAGTCAAGTAGATCTGATTGGGGATGTACTACGCTACATTGAGACCAATGATGAAGGATATGCGTCTTATTTTTGTCTTGACAATTACTTGTTGTATTGCTTAGCTAAATTGtcaaaagatgaaaaagatagAGCTCAAGTGCGCGAAGGTGCTATTCAgactttttttcaaattgttgatgatcatggaattgttttgaaacaaaattggaGTATATTATATGCCATAGCTGTGCCATGTGTTGTGAAAATATATCCAGAGATTTACTCGCTGTCCTGGCTGGAAACTGTACGGTTATTGCTTGAAGGTGCCTCAACAATGTACCGCAAGTACTTTACGGTTCTTGGACAAGAGATGAAGCAGGACGAGCAAGAAACATTGGCTAAATGGCAAGTGTTGGTCGACTACAtgcaaaaattgttgtCTTTGAATTCAGTGCAACTCAATTTGATCACTTTCCAAGCATTTCAGAATTTGATACGGACGCCATTTGAGATGAAATCCGAAAGATTGTCGGACTTGTTGTTTGAATTTTGGAGTGGGTTTAAATTTGAATACGATTTAGTTAATGTTGGTGAGTTCCAAGACTTGCTTGTTCAGTTTTTGAACAGTTTCCGCCTGTTGTATGAGATAATGCTTAATTTGTCATTATCGCAGACTGAAAAGGCAGTTGCGATATTAAACAGATGCGGAAGGTACCCAATCTTGCCACAACATCAAATGGATAACTTGAAACCATCCAAATTGCAAGCAGCGGTCTTGCAAATTATTGACGAAATCAAACTCGATGATTTGCAAATACAAGCTGCATTAGTTCAACTTTTAACAAATATCATAGTTTATCCCTTTGGTGTCAAATCTAGGATTGATCAGAAATTGCAGGGTAGTTCCGTGTTGAACAAAGCCTATGCTACTCCAACATTTGTTGCTGTAAGCCAGCAAGCGTTATTGTTGATGGAGAAAAAGTTTGATCGATTTGGTTATGCTGAACTTCTTTACGACGAACAAAATTTGGACAAGTGTATACGAGCACTTGACGAAGTAATAAGCAACAAGTTTGTGGGGTCCGGGAACAAGAATAACAAAGATAATAATAGTGAAGGAAGGATGTGGGTCATGAGTCAGACTTTATTAGAGAAGATTGTGAAAGCGAcgttggaaaagaaaaaaggtaaGAACAGTAGTGACAGTAGTGGagtaaatgaaaaaagtgGCAAAAATGGAAACAGTGATGAGAACCATAGCAACGACAAGATTTTTACGAGTGGTTCATTTTGGCAATTAATCACTGAGTCTCTTCTTGGTATACTTGATAATGGCAGTGAAAATAGTAATGACCCAAATGACGAAACACTTAAAATTGAGCAGTTTTCACGGTTAAATTCTGTAATATTGCCCCATTTACTTGAACAAAATATACCCAACAGTGTTGACAAGTACTTGTCAAAGATTTATCAAATGTCATTTTTGTACGATGAGAATTTTATGGAGAAAACCATTTTAGTGGGTGAGGCTGTTACAGATGACAAAGATGCTATTGATAAATTGACTCTGTTTCAATTCAACCAATTCTTTGGTACCACTGAGTCATTGCATATATATCCAAACACCGAAATCAGAATGTATTGTTTAGAAGCGTTGTTTGAGTTTACTCAAATCGAGTCCGAATATAGGTTGCGTGCAGAGatactttttttacatAGAATTTGCTTTTCGTTGAGGCGAGTGATTGCTGACTTGAAGCTAGTCATGCAAAGACCATTGCCTCGGGTGCAAACAGAGGAAATGCGCGCAATTTGTAACTTGTTGGAGAAGATGGATGTTTCattggaaaacaaagaagagtatttgaaattgaacaGGCTACTAATCCAGTTGATTCCGCATGCTTTCAAGTTAGAGAAATTGGGTGATAACTTAACTTGTATCTTGCAAAAATATCTGTGTTTGGACACAACTCATGGAAGATTAGTGAATGGGGATAGCATATaa
- the HIP1_1 gene encoding histidine permease, translated as MGWMSLKDSKLEEGYASTTVSQFQTPTKESSLGNTASHSVESDGKKKNPFVSFAHSFKIDKKSYVEGGVEVITPEDTLKPYQVNLIALASCIGSGLFISSGSIISSAGAGGAVVGYSIVAVLIFLVSQNLGELTSLYPDVKGNFLHYNARFIDESWAFSMSWTYCLQWIVTVPLCLVSASMTIQFWNDEINSAAWVAIFFVFICCTNIFGVKGYGVSESIFSVIKVIAIAGFCILAIILITGGGKQGYIGGKNWHPPFVHGIRGVINTLVNAAFSFSGTELAALAAGESLDPRKTMKKAAKQMIWRVVFCYMLTIILVCFLVPYNDPDLLGNSNSSASPFVIAIKNGGIKVLPSIFNVVILFAVLSVANASVFATYKALVEIGQSRDGPAFLAYMDRSGRPIFSILIAVGFGLIAFVCASGAEETVFAWLLSIAGLSCIFMWFSISLAQVRVNYACKVQGINLYKPFTSFGGDWGAYASILINIIILIAQFYIALYPIGSPSLKASTFFEAYLCAPVVLVLYVGHKIYCKNWRLYIKAKDMDLLTGKSHVDVDLMKQEVEEEQRRWASRPFWYKAINIWC; from the exons ATGGGGTGG ATGAGTTTAAAGGATTCTAAACTCGAGGAAGGTTATGCTTCCACTACTGTTTCACAATTCCAAACACCAACCAAAGAATCGAGTCTAGGCAACACCGCGTCACATAGCGTGGAATCAGAtggcaagaaaaaaaatccaTTCGTTTCATTTGCACATTCATTCAAAATAGATAAGAAATCTTATGTTGAAGGTGGGGTCGAGGTTATTACTCCCGAGGATACTCTTAAACCATACCAGGTCAATTTAATTGCACTTGCCTCATGTATCGGATCGGGTCTTTTCATTAGTAGTGGTTCCATTATTTCATCTGCAGGTGCTGGAGGTGCAGTGGTTGGTTACCTGATTGTTGCCGTATTAATCTTTTTGGTGTCCCAAAATTTGGGAGAGCTCACAAGTTTATACCCTGACGTCAAGGGAAATTTCTTGCATTACAATGCACGATTTATAGATGAGTCGTGGGCGTTTTCAATGAGCTGGACATATTGCTTACAATGGATTGTCACGGTTCCATTGTGTTTAGTGTCGGCCTCCATGACCATTCAATTTTGGAATGACGAAATAAACTCTGCAGCGTGGGTTGCaatcttttttgtattcatCTGCTGTACAAATATTTTTGGAGTCAAAGGATATGGTGTTTCTGAGAGTATATTTTCCGTGATCAAAGTTATTGCCATTGCGggattttgtattttggcAATTATTCTCATCACTGGAGGCGGCAAACAAGGGTACATTGGCGGTAAAAACTGGCATCCTCCATTTGTCCATGGAATCAGAGGTGTTATAAATACATTGGTGAATGCCGCTTTCAGTTTCTCAGGTACTGAATTGGCAGCTTTAGCTGCCGGAGAATCCTTAGATCCACGTAAAACTATGAAAAAAGCAGCAAAGCAAATGATCTGGAGAGTTGTGTTTTGCTACATGTTGACAATAATCTTGGTATGCTTCTTAGTGCCGTACAACGATCCCGACTTGTTGGGTAACTCCAACTCATCCGCTTCGCCTTTTGTTATAGCCATTAAGAATGGTGGTATCAAAGTTTTACCATCCATCTTCAACGTGGTAATCTTGTTTGCTGTATTATCTGTTGCCAATGCCAGTGTATTTGCCACATATAAAGCATTAGTTGAAATCGGTCAAAGTCGTGACGGACCTGCATTTTTAGCATACATGGATCGTAGTGGTAGACCAATTTTCTCGATCCTTATTGCCGTGGGCTTTGGCTTGattgcttttgtttgtgcCTCTGGTGCTGAAGAAACAGTTTTTGCGTGGTTGCTTTCTATTGCTGGATTATCATGTATATTCATGTGGTTTTCCATTTCGTTGGCGCAGGTCCGTGTTAATTACGCATGTAAAGTGCAAGGTATTAACTTGTATAAGCCATTCACATCGTTTGGTGGCGATTGGGGTGCTTATGCATCTATTTTGAtaaacatcatcatcttaaTTGCACAATTCTACATTGCTTTGTACCCAATTGGAAGTCCTTCCTTGAAAGCATCAACATTTTTTGAGGCATACCTTTGTGCTCCAGTAGTGCTTGTATTATATGTGGGACACAAAATCTACTGTAAAAACTGGCGATTATACATCAAAGCCAAAGATATGGATTTGTTGACTGGAAAAAGTCATGTTGATGTGGATCTTATGAAACAAGAAGTTGAAGAGGAACAAAGAAGATGGGCACTGAGACCATTTTGGTATAAAGCTATCAACATCTGGTGCTAA
- the CHS3 gene encoding Chitin synthase, class 3 (CAZy:GT2_Chitin_synth) encodes MSYNRSSVSPSRGYREFDPESGDGIGRKKSLVRPERSNHPRYQYTQAAASEDAGRIKVQVSSSVDPHVSNELSRSRSHLSAYTSNRSGQAGVGEGSGAAQHFQPHQHSNLSNQIHPDDENEGIPLMDIHDASPGASPSTQNLNGGREVYGLNDEVNDQSKSNVISNGLPRPQVQGTKTRKKKPGKKHDIYFWKVYCYAVTFWAPAPLLKLFGLKTKDRQFAWREKMGLISCILYIGAFVAYLTFGFTKTVCSKQQIRTRINEVNSGYLIINGRSFDLTSSQHPAAAGIGEGTNILYPPINAGGKDASFLFQNVNGNCKGLITPRDNCSIPYNDDQELAWYMPCRVFSQDGSDSVNDTEVYYNGWACHTSEVARRAYYNLKVNGDVYFTWDDIRNSSRNLVVYSGSVLDLNLINWISTDDVEYPELFDKLRDDPTYQGLDISMVLTNPSERQAARCLTEIVKVGVIDSDTIGCIASRIVLIVSLVFILSVVVAKFIMACWFRWVTSRKQGATEYDNKTMVARNQEIEHWVDSNDPIGAQIKTVPPKARAQYKTAKTNRQSVFHRSQKLSLGPNADLSQYYDNPNALSKTFKYTTMSTQAALLGRNGYGKKSQAGSGNASRKMSTLYLNDQGSSTDLLNRPVSSYNPFEGYEDQSAIVHGLSPDIIHPDIVPQPPVEYQPFGFPLAHTINLVTCYSEDEDGIRTTLDSIATTDFPNSHKLILVVCDGLIKGSGNDRTTPEIVLDMMSDFTVPRDEVEPHSYVAVAQGSKRHNMAKVYAGFYNYNDETVPPEKQQRVPMLAVVKCGTPEEANLPKPGNRGKRDSQIILMSFLQKIVFDERMTSLEFEMLQAIWRITGLMAEFYEIVLMVDADTKVFPDSLTHMVAEMVKDPSVMGLCGETKISNKAQTWVTAIQVFEYYISHHQAKAFESIFGGVTCLPGCFCMYRIKAPKGSDGYWVPILANPDIVERYSDNVVDTLHKKNLLLLGEDRYLSSLMLRTFPKRKQIFIPKAACKTVVPDKFKVLLSQRRRWINSTVHNLMELVLVNDLCGTFCFSMQFVIFIELVGTLVLPAAIAFTIYVIIVAIVSKPTPVMSLVLLAIIFGLPGCLIVITISSLSYIIYFIIYLFALPIWNFVLPSYAYWKFDDFSWGETRTVAGEAKGDHGANEGVFDASKIKMRRWREWERERRSEENALLQAAGDNGSGSGSGGPYGHSDGRNLTVPSAVWDPANNEKLIDVYDNEGSYTGSS; translated from the coding sequence ATGTCTTATAATAGATCTAGTGTGAGTCCCAGTAGAGGGTACAGGGAGTTTGATCCAGAATCCGGAGATGGAATAGGTAGGAAAAAATCCCTTGTCAGACCAGAAAGGTCAAACCACCCAAGATATCAATATACACAGGCAGCTGCTAGTGAAGATGCCGGCCGCATCAAGGTCCAGGTCTCGTCCTCGGTTGATCCCCATGTCTCAAACGAATTGAGTCGATCAAGATCTCACTTGAGCGCATACACTTCCAACAGATCTGGACAAGCTGGGGTTGGTGAAGGAAGTGGTGCTGCCCAACATTTCCAACCACATCAACACAGCAATTTGCTGAACCAAATACATCCCGACGACGAAAACGAAGGTATTCCATTGATGGATATCCACGATGCTTCGCCTGGAGCAAGTCCTAGTACTCAGAATCTTAATGGCGGGAGAGAAGTTTATGGTTTGAATGATGAAGTCAACGACCAATCCAAGAGCAATGTCATTTCAAACGGTTTGCCAAGACCTCAAGTTCAAGGAACAAAAAccagaaagaagaaaccagGCAAAAAACATGATATCTATTTCTGGAAGGTGTACTGCTATGCCGTTACCTTTTGGGCACCAGCGCCTCTTTTGAAGTTGTTTGGCTTAAAGACAAAGGATCGTCAGTTTGCATGGAGGGAAAAGATGGGGTTGATTTCGTGTATTTTGTACATTGGTGCCTTTGTTGCATACTTGACATTTGGTTTCACCAAAACCGTTTGTTCAAAGCAACAGATTAGAACCAGAATCAACGAAGTCAATAGCGGGTACTTGATCATCAATGGAAGATCATTTGACTTGACCTCATCTCAGCATCCTGCTGCTGCCGGAATTGGTGAAGGTACAAACATTCTTTATCCTCCAATCAATGCTGGTGGTAAAGATGCAtcgtttttgtttcaaaatgtTAATGGAAACTGTAAAGGCTTAATAACCCCTAGGGATAATTGTTCAATTCCATACAATGATGACCAAGAATTGGCCTGGTATATGCCATGTCGTGTTTTTAGTCAGGATGGTTCAGACTCGGTTAATGATACCGAGGTGTACTACAATGGATGGGCTTGTCATACAAGTGAAGTTGCAAGACGAGCCTATTACAATTTGAAAGTCAATGGTGATGTTTATTTCACATGGGACGACATTAGAAACTCGTCGAGAAACTTGGTTGTTTACTCGGGAAGTGTTTTGGACTTGAACTTGATCAATTGGATCCTGACGGACGATGTTGAGTATCCAGAATTGTTTGACAAGTTGCGTGATGATCCAACTTATCAAGGACTTGATATCTCGATGGTGTTGACCAACCCAAGTGAGCGTCAAGCTGCGAGATGTTTGACCGAGATTGTCAAAGTCGGAGTCATTGATTCGGATACCATTGGATGTATTGCTTCAAGAATCGTGTTGATTGTTTCTTTGGTGTTTATTTTGTCAGTTGTTGTAGCAAAATTTATTATGGCATGTTGGTTTAGATGGGTCACCTCAAGAAAGCAAGGTGCAACTGAGTATGATAACAAGACCATGGTTGCTAGAAACCAAGAAATTGAACACTGGGTTGATAGCAATGATCCAATAGGTGCGCAAATTAAGACGGTGCCACCAAAGGCGAGGGCACAATACAAGACTGCAAAGACGAATAGACAAAGTGTTTTCCATAGGAGTCAAAAGCTTTCCCTTGGTCCAAATGCTGATTTATCACAATACTATGATAATCCGAATGCGCTTTCAAAAACGTTTAAATACACTACCATGTCGACTCAGGCTGCTTTATTGGGCCGCAATGGATATGGTAAGAAGTCGCAAGCTGGAAGTGGTAATGCAAGCAGAAAGATGTCGACCTTGTATTTGAATGATCAAGGCTCGTCTACTGATTTGTTAAATCGTCCTGTCTCTTCATATAACCCGTTTGAAGGCTATGAGGATCAGTCAGCTATAGTGCATGGACTTTCACCAGATATTATACATCCAGATATTGTACCTCAACCTCCCGTTGAGTATCAGCCATTTGGATTCCCCTTGGCGCACACGATTAATTTGGTTACCTGTTACTCTGAAGATGAGGATGGTATTCGTACAACTTTGGACTCGATTGCCACTACTGATTTTCCCAACTCGCACAAGTTGATCTTGGTGGTTTGTGATGGTTTGATTAAGGGTTCTGGTAATGATAGAACCACTCCGGAGATTGTTTTGGATATGATGTCTGATTTTACTGTTCCTCGCGACGAGGTTGAGCCCCACTCGTATGTTGCCGTTGCTCAAGGTTCTAAGCGTCATAATATGGCGAAAGTTTATGCCGGTTTTTACAATTACAACGACGAAACAGTGCCACCagagaaacaacaaagagtCCCTATGCTTGCTGTTGTAAAGTGTGGTACTCCCGAGGAAGCCAATTTACCAAAGCCAGGTAACAGAGGTAAACGTGATTCTCAAATAATTTTGATGTCGTTTTTGCAGAAAATTGTGTTTGATGAAAGAATGACCAGTTTGGAGTTTGAAATGTTACAAGCAATTTGGAGAATAACTGGGTTAATGGCTGAGTTTTACGAAATTGTTTTGATGGTGGATGCCGATACCAAGGTATTCCCTGACTCTTTAACACATATGGTTGCCGAGATGGTGAAGGACCCATCAGTTATGGGTCTCTGTGGTGAAACAAAGATTTCCAATAAGGCGCAAACATGGGTTACTGCTATTCAAGTGTTTGAGTACTATATTTCTCATCATCAAGCCAAGGCGTTTGAGTCTATTTTTGGTGGTGTCACGTGTCTTCCAGGATGTTTCTGTATGTACAGAATTAAAGCACCAAAAGGATCAGATGGATACTGGGTTCCAATTTTGGCGAATCCTGATATCGTTGAAAGGTACTCTGATAATGTTGTTGACACATTGCACAAGAAGAATTTGCTTCTCTTGGGTGAGGATAGATACTTGTCGTCATTGATGTTGAGAACATTccccaaaagaaaacagatTTTCATCCCCAAGGCTGCATGTAAGACTGTGGTTCCTGATAAGTTTAAGGTTTTGTTATCACAACGTCGTAGATGGATCAATTCCACGGTGCATAATTTAATGGAGCTTGTGCTAGTGAATGATTTGTGTGGtaccttttgtttttctatgcagtttgttatttttattgAGTTGGTGGGTACTTTGGTTTTGCCTGCAGCTATTGCGTTTACCATCTATGTTATCATTGTTGCCATTGTTTCGAAGCCAACGCCAGTGATGTCATTGGTTCTTTTGGCCATTATCTTTGGCTTACCAGGTTGTCTTATTGTCATTACCATTTCATCCTTGTCCTacattatttattttatcatTTACTTGTTTGCATTGCCAATTTGGAATTTTGTCTTGCCCTCGTATGCATATTGGAAATTCGATGATTTCAGTTGGGGTGAAACGAGAACTGTTGCTGGTGAAGCCAAAGGAGATCATGGTGCCAACGAAGGTGTTTTCGATGCTTCTAAGATTAAGATGAGAAGGTGGAGAGAATGGGAGCGTGAGCGCAGAAGTGAGGAAAATGCACTTTTACAAGCTGCAGGGGATAATGGAAGCGGTAGTGGTTCTGGTGGACCATATGGTCATTCAGATGGTAGGAACTTGACTGTGCCATCGGCAGTCTGGGATCCAGCAAACAATGAGAAATTGATTGATGTCTATGACAATGAAGGTTCTTACACGGGATCTAGTTAG